ATACCATAAGCCGTAGTAGCCACTGTACCTTCATCTCGTTCGTCAACACTACTATTGCCGCCTAACAAATCATTAATTAATCGTTTTCGACTCGTAGCAAGTAAGACATTATAACCTGTCGCAACTAGTTCATCTAAACGCGACATGACTATGCGTTCTTCTTCTCTCGATTTAGCGAAACCTATCCCTGGATCTAACCATATATTTTTCTCTGGAATTCCAGCCATTTCAGCTTGATTGGCCTGCTTTAATAAAGAAAGTAATAATTCTTCCATAACTGGAAGTTCTCTATTACCGTCACCATTATGCATAAGCACAATTTCAGCGTTGTATTCGGCTACGACATTTAAAATTTCAGGATCATAAAGGCCAGCCCACTGATCATTTATCATTGTTACGCCTCTCTTTAATGATTCTTCAGCAACTTTGCTTCTATATGTATCCACTGAAAGCTGAACATCTAAGTCATTTAACGCTTCTACTACCGGGATTACTCTATTAAGCTCTTCTTCCAAACTCACTTCTGTATACCCAGGTCTTGTAGATACTCCACCGATATCTATAATATCAGCGCCTTCAGAAATAAGCTTTTCGGCATGAACCCTTGCTTTTTCAACACTATTATATGAACCACCATCTGAAAATGAATCTGGCGTAACATTCAAAATGCCCATGATTTTTGTATTAACCAAAATAGTCTTCCTTCCTTTTCACATAGATAAACTTATTATAACAAATTTAAAAAATCACGCCTAAATGAAATAACTTATAAAAGTTATTTATTATAGACGTGATACTTAATGCATTATTATGATTTTAAATGCTTAGTCTTCAAAAGCGTATAAAGGAGTAGATAGGTAACGTTCACCATTACTTGGTAATACAGTTACAACTGTTTTTCCTTCACCTAATTCTTTAGCTTTTTTCAACGCAGCTACAATTGCAGC
This portion of the Mammaliicoccus vitulinus genome encodes:
- the folP gene encoding dihydropteroate synthase — its product is MVNTKIMGILNVTPDSFSDGGSYNSVEKARVHAEKLISEGADIIDIGGVSTRPGYTEVSLEEELNRVIPVVEALNDLDVQLSVDTYRSKVAEESLKRGVTMINDQWAGLYDPEILNVVAEYNAEIVLMHNGDGNRELPVMEELLLSLLKQANQAEMAGIPEKNIWLDPGIGFAKSREEERIVMSRLDELVATGYNVLLATSRKRLINDLLGGNSSVDERDEGTVATTAYGIEKGVRAVRVHNVQMNKRVAQVIDTLKEIRVDG